Proteins from a genomic interval of Gossypium hirsutum isolate 1008001.06 chromosome A09, Gossypium_hirsutum_v2.1, whole genome shotgun sequence:
- the LOC107951153 gene encoding ferric reduction oxidase 4 gives MSSKGMVRAIFLVVFAVWLMIWVMLPTKLYKNTWTPNLETTLNSTYFSGQGTNLLLFSFPLMFIAAFGCAYLHFQNKSTDSSNHSKRLGLDSVTALLKRPVVVMAPLGIVSALELTFASMFVALLIWSLANYLHVSFGNLHMHKEGEKIWEAKLRSVSLRLGYIGNICWAFLFFPITRGSSVLPLIGLTSESSIKYHIWLGHLSNILFAAHTIGFIIYWAITNQMAEMVEWSKTWVSNVAGVIAIVIAMPMWVTSLPQFRRMKFELFFYTHHLYFPYIFFYVLHVGDAYFCMILPGIFLFLIDRYLRFLQSQQRTALLSARLLPCGLLELNFSKTPGHYNYPAINMLKSSYIFMISAVINLFFGPSRLYYNPTSILFVNVPRISKLQWHPFTVSSNCNMETDELSVVIKCQGSWSHKLYKELGSSLDRLQVSTEGPYGPNSSHFLRHECLVLVSGGSGITPFISIIREIIFQIQKPNFKVPRVIMICAFKNSADLAMLDLLLPISGTPQISQIQLQIEAYITREEEQPMAEAHKPLQTIWFKPSPLDSPISATLGPNNWLWLGAIISSSFLMFLLLLGIVTRYYIYPIDHNTEQIYHFSYRALWDMFLVCVCIFIVSSVVFLWYKKQNEREGNRIPNREIATPVTSPGVSPWFSGAELESLPHQCLVQATNVHFGSRPDFKKTLLDLKESDVGVLACGPRKMRHDVAKICASGLAQNLHFESISFTL, from the exons ATGAGCAGCAAAGGAATGGTGCGGGCGATTTTCCTTGTGGTTTTCGCTGTGTGGTTGATGATTTGGGTTATGCTGCCGACTAAACTTTACAAAAACACATGGACACCCAACCTGGAAACCACTCTCAATTCTACTTATTTTTCAGGACAAG GGACAAACCTTTTGCTATTTTCTTTCCCCCTGATGTTCATTGCTGCGTTTGGTTGCGCTTACCTCCATTTTCAAAACAAATCGACCGACTCTTCTAATCACTCCAAAAGGTTGGGTTTGGACAGTGTTACTGCCTTGTTGAAACGACCGGTGGTGGTAATGGCTCCCCTTGGAATTGTTTCTGCATTGGAGCTAACGTTTGCATCCATGTTTGTCGCTCTCTTAATCTGGTCCCTTGCAAACTACTTGCATGTCAGCTTCGGAAACCTTCACATGCATAAAGAAGGCGAGAAAAT ATGGGAAGCTAAACTTCGAAGTGTATCATTAAGACTTGGATACATAGGGAACATATGCTGGGCATTTCTCTTCTTCCCTATAACAAGAGGGTCATCAGTTTTGCCTCTAATTGGGCTAACCTCAGAATCAAGCATCAAATATCATATTTGGCTTGGACACCTCTCTAACATACTTTTTGCTGCTCATACAATTGGTTTCATTATCTACTGGGCCATCACTAATCAAATGGCTGAG ATGGTGGAATGGAGCAAAACTTGGGTATCAAATGTAGCAGGAGTGATTGCAATTGTAATTGCAATGCCAATGTGGGTGACAAGCTTGCCTCAGTTTAGACGAATGAAGTTTGAGCTTTTCTTCTACACCCACCATCTCTACTTTCCCTACATCTTCTTCTACGTACTGCATGTGGGCGATGCTTATTTCTGCATGATCCTTCCTGGGATCTTCCTTTTCCTCATTGATAGATACTTAAGATTCTTACAATCCCAACAACGGACCGCATTATTGTCTGCACGTCTCTTACCATGTGGCCTTCTTGAACTCAACTTCTCCAAGACTCCTGGTCATTATAACTATCCTGCAATTAATATGCTTAAATCTTCTTATATATTTATGATTTCAGCTGTTATTAATCTTTTCTTTGGACCTTCCAGATTGTATTATAATCCGACCAGCATCTTGTTTGTGAATGTCCCTAGAATTTCGAAGTTACAATGGCATCCTTTTACAGTTTCTTCCAATTGCAATATGGAGACTGATGAGCTTAGCGTGGTGATCAAATGTCAAGGAAGTTGGTCTCACAAGCTTTACAAAGAACTCGGTTCATCTTTGGATCGTCTTCAAGTTTCAACTGAAGGGCCCTATGGGCCTAATTCTTCTCATTTTCTGAG GCACGAGTGTCTGGTATTGGTGTCCGGAGGCAGTGGCATTACTCCCTTTATCTCCATAATCCGAGAGATAATTTTCCAAATCCAGAAGCCAAATTTCAAGGTTCCACGAGTTATTATGATTTGTGCCTTCAAGAACTCAGCTGACCTTGCAATGCTAGATTTGTTGCTTCCCATCTCGGGTACTCCACAAATATCCCAAATACAGTTGCAGATTGAAGCATACATCACCAGAGAGGAAGAGCAGCCAATGGCTGAAGCCCACAAACCTCTCCAAACAATATGGTTTAAGCCAAGCCCCTTAGACTCACCCATTTCTGCTACACTAGGCCCCAACAATTGGTTATGGCTTGGGGCAATAATTTCATCCTCATTCCTTATGTTCCTTCTTCTTTTGGGCATTGTCACTCGTTATTATATATACCCTATAGATCACAACACTGAACAAATCTACCATTTCTCTTATAGAGCACTCTGGGATATGTTTCTTGTTTGTGTTTGCATTTTCATTGTTTCTAGTGTAGTTTTCTTGTGGTACAAGAAACAAAATGAAAGGGAAGGGAACCGAATCCCGAACAGAGAAATAGCAACACCAGTAACATCACCAGGGGTGTCGCCATGGTTTTCTGGTGCAGAACTCGAAAGCCTTCCCCATCAGTGCCTCGTCCAAGCTACCAATGTTCATTTTGGTTCAAGACCTGATTTCAAGA AAACACTATTAGACTTAAAAGAATCAGATGTTGGAGTTCTTGCGTGTGGACCGAGGAAGATGCGGCACGATGTTGCGAAAATTTGTGCGTCTGGATTGGCACAGAACCTGCACTTTGAGTCCATTAGCTTCACTTTATGA